The window GTGAGCGCATCGAGCAATGCATGGGAAAGTGTTGATATAAAAAATACGAACCAGAGTAGCAGATAACGGAAGTTAAACGCAAAATCTTTTCGATAAAACAAAAATAAAATTGGAATTGGAAAAATGGCAGAAAAAAAAATGGAATGTGTAATCCCACGATGTCCTAACCAATGGGAATAAGGAATTCCAAAACGAAATGCAATTACATCAGCATCCGGAATGATTGAGCATAAAAGAATAAGAATATAAAATTTTACTGTATCTGATTTAGTTTTAAATAAGGAACCTGCGGATACTGCTGCTATGCCGTGAGAAAAAATAGTAGGCATCTAGCGGGATTTGAATTTATTTACTAAATCTGTAGAGTTGATTTCTTGCATGAGACCAAATACATTGTCTGGCACAAAACGTCTATAAACCTGTGCCCTTCTGTAACCAAAGAATTTCCCTACATTCTCTCGCATATATTCTTCCGTTGTCATCGGATCATTTGTAATGCGCTTACGTGTAGATGCTGCATTTTCAAAGAAGTTTTTGTAGGATTCCCTAATATTAGAAACGGCTTTTGAGTAATTGATATATGCATCTACTTGAGAGGCTTTTAGGTCAAAGAATTTGTCTGCCCAGAAGTCTATGATATGCTTTTTGATAATTGCTTCTGGAAGAAATTTGATAATCTTATTGTTATCTACAAAATGGCAATAGCCGAAATCTCTACGAACCAAATCTTCTTGGATGATATTATATATTACAATCGGGCCTATATGATATAAGAAAGTATACGTATCATCGCACAAATCAACAAAGTCTCTCGAAAATAAATTAGTTACTGCAAAGTCAAGAAGTGTTTGCAGCATTTTATTGTATTTAGGTGCTGCAGAGTGTCCCATGTTTTTTCTGACAAGAGCCGCTGCGAGGTTAATGTTGTTATTATCCGATGGATTTAAAATCACAAAGCTTGAACTATAAAATTTCTTTTCTTCTTCTTTGAGGTCCCCTTTTTTCACATAGAGAATGTAAGCGTCATTTCTATTCCACTCCTTTGTTCCCTTTATAGTTGTGAAATAATAGTCGGTTTCTTGCGATGGAGTCTTTGGTTTTGATTGAAACAATCGATCTGATAGTTTAGGAGTAGTCGTTGTTGGAATTACTTCTAATTTGGGGAGATTCTTAAAAAGATTTTCATAAGTAAAATCCTTACCCTCTTCATATATGAGGTTACTGACAAGAAGCCGCTTGTCTGCTTTAGAAGAGCCAACAATATGACAATCAAAGGTCTTCTCAATTAAATCGAGCAGAGCCCTTGTATCATCATTTAGAATGCTGATTAGACTTAAATTCTCCTTTTGAATTCTCTCATAGAGAGGCTTGGTAATTGGATAGGTTGAAAATACCTTAGACATTCCAATGATATTATTCCAAGCAGTTTCGACGGATTTTAAAAAGGATGCTAAATTCTCGTAAATAATTTTGATTTTTAAAAATTCAGTTTCTTGCGGCTTCATGTCTTCTTCATCGGGAAAAAGTTCACTAGCTTGCTTCTCGACTTCGTCTTTCATTGACTGTCCGACTAATCTTTGAATAAACTTTGCATAAGCCGCTTGAATTTCTGTCAACTGAGCAAGGATATCTTCTTTCTGACTATCTATAATCTCTCGTGCGTCAGTCGATAGATTGGAGCCAAAAAGCACAGCTCGAATGTTTTCAATCGAGCTTATATGCAGTTGGGTTGTAATCGGAATATCAGTTGAAAATCTTTGTGGATTACCCTTTGCCATATTAGGTTAAAGCTGGATTCAACTCTCCATTAGATTTTGCAGACTTAGAAGTTTTTTCACTGCTTCCACCTTTAGGGTTTGCAGGAGAAACGATTGCCATTAACTCCTCATGTGTAATAATTTCTTGAGAAAGGAGGGCTTTCGCTATTTGCTCTAATTTCTTGAAATTCTTTTTGGCTAGATCACGACCTTTGTTTAGGCTAGTTTGCACAATGGCTCTAACTTCTTCATCAATTAAAGCGGCAAATTGTTCCGAATAATACTTATTAGACGCATGACCCATATCTCTACCAACGAATACTTGGTCGTTAGCCCCATTGTAGTTTACTGTTCCTAACTTTTCGGACATGCCCCATTCGCATACCATCTTGCGTGCAATGTTTGTTGCATGTTGAATGTCATTGCTAGAACCAGTAGATGTATTTCCAAAACGTAATTCTTCTGCAATAAAGCCACCCATTGCCATTACGATTTGATCCAACCAATAATTCTTTGGATGAATATGCTTTTCTTCAGCAGGTAAAGACTGAGTTAATCCTAAAGCACGACCGCGGGGGATAATGGTGACTTTGTGCACAGGCTCGGTATAAGGAAGTAGAGTTGCAAGAATTGCATGACCTGCTTCATGATAAGCAATCACTTCTTTTTCTTTCTCAGTGATAAAGAAAGACTTTCTTTCCGGTCCCATCATTACTTTGTCGCGTGCATCTTCTAGTTCATCTTGCGTGACTCGTTTTTTATTTCTGCGAGCTGCAAGAAGGGCTGCTTCATTAATCAAATTAGAAAGATCTGCTCCTGTAAATCCAGGGGTTCCACGAGCGATAGAGTTAAGAGAAATATCACTTGTAAGTGGAACTTTTTTGGTGTGAACATTTAGAATTGCTTCTCTTCCTTTCACGTCTGGCAAATCAACAATTACCTGTCTGTCAAAACGACCGGGACGAAGTAGGGCAGGGTCAAGAACGTCAGCTCTATTGGTTGCAGCAATTACGATTACCCCTTCGTTAGCCTCAAAGCCATCCATTTCAACAAGCATTTGATTGAGTGTTTGCTCTCTTTCATCATGTCCACCGCCAAGTCCTGCGCCGCGTAAGCGACCTACAGCATCAATCTCATCGATGAAAATAATACAAGGTGCGTTTTTCTTTCCTTGCTCAAATAAATCACGAACTCTAGAAGCTCCAACCCCTACAAACATTTCTACGAAGTCAGATCCAGAAATGCTAAAAAATGGAACTCCTGATTCTCCGGCAACCGCACGGGCTAATAACGTTTTACCTGTGCCGGGAGGACCTACTAATAATACACCTGTAGGAATACGAGCGCCGATTGCTTGGAATTTTTTTGGATCTTTTAAAAAGTCTATCATCTCGGATAATTCGGTCTTAGCCTCATCGCAACCAGCTACATCAGCGAAAGTTACTTTGACTTTTGGATCCATGTTCATCTTTGCTTTGCTCTTTCCGAAGCTAAATGCTTTGTTGCCTGTAGATTGAATTTGTTTCATCATGATGAACCAAACTACACCAATGATAAGAAGCCAGGGGATAATCGCTGTTATCGCATTTAAAAAACGATTTTCTTCTGTGGACTTAGCAACAAATGTAAGATTGGATTTACGAAGTTTTCCCAATACGTCTGTAGTGAGTGGAGCGACTATCGTTCTGAAAGGTTTTACACGTTTATCCTTTGCATCTTCAAACCAGCCTTCGATAACTTCTTTATCTATGGTGATCAGTTTTTTTGTTTTCCCTTCTGGGTTGATGATAATTTTTCCAATTGGTTTAATGCCGTCTGCTGGCTCGATCATATTTAAAAAGTCGGAATAAGAAATTTCCTCTACTTTGTTTTCTCGTTTCTCACTATTGTATAGACCATAGAGGACAAATAAAATAATCAGGAGGATAAAACCTACCTGCTTAAGATTCTTATTAATCATTAAAATTCTCCCGTGAATGTTAGTTTTCTGATTTATCAAATAATTGCAAGATAAAATACAGGCTTAGGACAAAGCGAGCCCAGCAATTATCCATAGTTTTTTGATGCATATCTTAGACCTTGGAAGGTTCCCATTTTGTGATTTAGCTGGAAATCCTTGCGTTATTGGAGACTTTCAAAGAGTGCCACTGATGAACATACGATCCTTGAATTGTAGAAAATTGGACTTGGGAAAAACGAGGGAATGAATTTTTAATCGAGAGCACAAAGCCTGCAGCACTGAAGAAAGTAAAAGAAATCTTTTAGCTGGTTATTTGTTGTCCTGCTCTTTGGAAGTATTCCCCTAGCTTGTCTAAGGCAGCGGAATGTCCAATGTTGTTTAAGCTAATACCTATTCTCCTCTAGTCAACTCGAACAGCTAAGTATACTTCGATTTCTTTATTACGAAAGCCTACGCAAATACGAAATTTACCCATTCCATTTAGCATAAACCTCATTGACTAAACAAATATCCAACATTTTGTAGTCAATAACCCTTAATTTAGATGACAAATTTAACTTTGTATTTAAAAGTTTGGAATAGAAAATAAACATTACAGGAAAATAACCAATGTCGTTGAATGATTTTATCTTTACCTCCGAGTCTGTTTCTGAAGGTCACCCTGACAAAGTATGTGATCAAATTTCTGATGCAATTTTAGATGCATTTCTAGCGCAAGATCCTAAATCAAGAGTTGCTTGCGAGTCATTAGTAACCACTAATTTAGTCGTTGTAGCTGGCGAAATCACAAGCAACGGAAAGATTGATGCCCAAGAAATTGTAAGAGGTGTTATCAACAAAATAGGTTATAATGATATAGCGATGGGATTTGATGCCGAATTTGCAGTAGTCCAAACTCACATTCACAAACAAAGCCCAGATATCTCGCAAGGCGTAACAGAAGGTCAAGGTTTATTTAAAGAGCAGGGCGCTGGTGATCAGGGATTAATGTTTGGATTTGCAATTGACGAAACAAAAGAATTAATGCCAATGCCAATCCAATACTCTCATGCACTCATGAAAAAATTGGCAGACTTAAGACATGGAAAGAAATTAAAATTTCTTCGCCCTGACGCAAAATCGCAAGTAACCGTAATTTACCAAAATGGTAAACCTGTTGCTGTGGATACTGTTGTAATTTCTACTCAACATACTCCAGAAGCAAAACATAAACAAATTAAAGAAGCAGTTATTGAAGAGTGCATTAAAAAAGTGATTCCTGCAAATCTTCTTAAAAAAACAAAATACTTCATCAATCCGACAGGCATATTCATCATTGGTGGTCCTCATGGTGATACTGGTTTAACAGGAAGAAAAATTATTGTCGATACATACGGTGGATATGGTAGACATGGCGGTGGTGCTTTCTCAGGAAAAGATCCTTCTAAAGTTGACCGATCTGCAGCTTATATGGGACGTTATATCGCCAAAAACATAGTAGCCGCTGGTCTTGCATCCAAATGTGAAGTTCAATTAGCTTATGCGATTGGTGTTGCCGAGCCTGTGTCTGTATTAGTAGACACATTTGGAACTTCTAAAATCCCTGATTCTGAAATTGTAAAACGTGTTAAAGCAAATTTTCGATTAACTCCAAGAGGAATTATTGAAACGTTAGGCTTACTTGAAAAAGGAAGAATTTATTCTGATACTGCAAGCTATGGTCACTTCGGCAGAACGGGCGAAACATTTACTTGGGAAAAAACTGATAAAGCAGAGGCACTTAAAGGCTAATGGGAGCAATCACTACTAACACAAATTCTGAACTAAAGGCAACCCGTGATGCTTACGGGGAAGCACTTGCTGAGCTGGGATCTGAAAACGAAAGCGTTGTAGTTTTGGATGCTGACCTTTCAGGTTCAACAAAAACAAGTGTTTTTAAAAAGAAATTTCCCAACAGATTTTTCAATATGGGTGTTGCGGAACAAAACTTAGTCGGTCATGCTGCTGGCATGGCTTTGACTGGATTAATTCCGTTTGCTTCTTCCTTTGCTATGTTCTTAGCGGGAAGAGCTTGGGAAGTTGTGCGCAACAGCGTTGCTTACCCCAATCTCAATGTTAAGTTAGTTGCCTCCCATGGGGGAATTACTCTTGGCGAAGATGGGGCTTCTCATCAAATCGTTGAGGATTTTGCCATTATGCGCGTGATTCCGGGGATGACAGTGATTTGCCCCGCTGACTTCAACGAAACAAAGCTTGTCATAAAGAAAATTGCTGAATACAAAGGTCCTGTTTACGTTCGGGTTGGTCGTCCTCCGATTCCTCTCATTCAAAGAGAAAATTACCAATTTGAAATTGGAAAAGGGGAGCTTCTTTCTGAAGGAAAGGATATTCTGATTGTTGCCTGTGGTCTTTTAGTTGGTGAGTCTATCAAGGCAGTAGAGGTTTTGCATGCAAAGGGAATTTCTGCTACCTTAATTAATATGGCTACGATAAAACCTATTGACAATGAGTTAATTTTAAAACATGCTAGAATTTGTCGTGCAGTAGTGACCTGCGAAGAGCATAGTGTAATTGGTGGCTTAGGATCTGCTGTCAGTGAACTTCTAGCAGAAGAATTCCCTGTTCCTGTATTAAAATTGGGAATGAAAGACGTTTTTGGAAAATCAGGGACATGGAGCGAACTATTGGATTACTTTGGCCTTCGGTCAGAGAAGATTGCTGCACTTGCCCAAAAAGCAGTTAAGATGAAGGCTAATAACTAAACCTTTTTTTTATTGCATACAAGTTTATTTACTTCCCTGTACTAAGTTTTAAACTTGTATTTCCGATAAGAATAGAGATACATTTGTAAACAGCTTGATTACCGATATTTTGTTTTGTGTGAGATATTGGTGGCGGGTTATAAGCGATTGAGCGGAAGTTTTTATTCAGTAGTTTATAAATATTTCTTTCTAAATTTTTTGGTTTCTTAAAAATGATTTAGAAATGGATAGTGAATGTATCAATTTGGGAGAATAAGAGACAAATGATAGATCCTGAAATCCAAACGGAAAAGATTGTGACCCAAAACAAAACTTTTCTAGTTGATTTAAAAAAGAATCAAGCAGGATATTATCTGAAAGTTTCCGAATGGTCAAATAGTAAAAAATCTTCCATCTTTGTTCCAGCGGAAGGAGTTGATAAATTGATAGAAATACTTTCAAGGTTTCAAACTCTGATTGCGAATGACAAAGAATAAGATACAGATAACTATGGACTTTTTAAGCACTAAATTATTCCGTACAAATGAGGAAGGAGAGTTTCGAATGAAGTTTAAAAATATTGTTATGATGGTGTTGATGGCTGTGCTAGGTTTACCATCTCTATATGCACAGGAAACAAAGACAGCTCCGGCTGCTGCTAATAATAGTGGTGGCGGTGGTGCGGCGATTGAGCCTTTGGAAAGAGTTACGCTCGAAGACTTCGAAGAATCCGAAGACTGGAGAGCGAAGTCAACTACTCCTCTGGGACAAACCAAAGTTCTTAAGATGATACAAAGAGGTATCATTAAAGATGTATTTGATGAAAAATCAGTACCTGACAAGAAGGACGATAAAGGTCAATATGTTCCGGTTGCCGAAGACCAAAAAGATAGAATTGGTGCAAACCATATCTTAGGTGTAAAGACATTCTTTGCAGAAAAGGGCTTTGATCGAGTAGAACTTTCTCCTCCGCATGAGTATATCATCAAAGGTAAAGCTCGGCAAATTTCGGTTTGGGTTTTAGGAAGAAAATTCAGACATACACTTTTTGCAAAATTCAGAGATTATAAAGGCAACACTCACAATATCAGATTAGGTAGACTAGATTTCTTTGGATGGAGAAAATTAACTGCTCCAATCCCAGGATACGTTCCACAAAGCACAAGATATTCTTTATTAGATAAGAACATTCACTTTGTTTCTTTGTTTGTTGCAAGTGATGTGCATGAAGTTGCTGGTGATTTTTATTTCTATGTTGATGATTTAGAAGTGAGATCTGATAAGTATGATATGATTTATCCT is drawn from Leptospiraceae bacterium and contains these coding sequences:
- a CDS encoding endoflagellar filament sheath protein — translated: MKFKNIVMMVLMAVLGLPSLYAQETKTAPAAANNSGGGGAAIEPLERVTLEDFEESEDWRAKSTTPLGQTKVLKMIQRGIIKDVFDEKSVPDKKDDKGQYVPVAEDQKDRIGANHILGVKTFFAEKGFDRVELSPPHEYIIKGKARQISVWVLGRKFRHTLFAKFRDYKGNTHNIRLGRLDFFGWRKLTAPIPGYVPQSTRYSLLDKNIHFVSLFVASDVHEVAGDFYFYVDDLEVRSDKYDMIYPGFEIKDNW
- a CDS encoding metal-dependent hydrolase, which produces MPTIFSHGIAAVSAGSLFKTKSDTVKFYILILLCSIIPDADVIAFRFGIPYSHWLGHRGITHSIFFSAIFPIPILFLFYRKDFAFNFRYLLLWFVFFISTLSHALLDALTNGGLGVCLYCPFSSERFFFDFHPIQVSPIGKRFFSEAGILVLASEFIWIWIPSFIVLTVSFLVKKIIQDSKSKAE
- a CDS encoding transketolase family protein: MGAITTNTNSELKATRDAYGEALAELGSENESVVVLDADLSGSTKTSVFKKKFPNRFFNMGVAEQNLVGHAAGMALTGLIPFASSFAMFLAGRAWEVVRNSVAYPNLNVKLVASHGGITLGEDGASHQIVEDFAIMRVIPGMTVICPADFNETKLVIKKIAEYKGPVYVRVGRPPIPLIQRENYQFEIGKGELLSEGKDILIVACGLLVGESIKAVEVLHAKGISATLINMATIKPIDNELILKHARICRAVVTCEEHSVIGGLGSAVSELLAEEFPVPVLKLGMKDVFGKSGTWSELLDYFGLRSEKIAALAQKAVKMKANN
- the ftsH gene encoding ATP-dependent zinc metalloprotease FtsH, whose product is MNKNLKQVGFILLIILFVLYGLYNSEKRENKVEEISYSDFLNMIEPADGIKPIGKIIINPEGKTKKLITIDKEVIEGWFEDAKDKRVKPFRTIVAPLTTDVLGKLRKSNLTFVAKSTEENRFLNAITAIIPWLLIIGVVWFIMMKQIQSTGNKAFSFGKSKAKMNMDPKVKVTFADVAGCDEAKTELSEMIDFLKDPKKFQAIGARIPTGVLLVGPPGTGKTLLARAVAGESGVPFFSISGSDFVEMFVGVGASRVRDLFEQGKKNAPCIIFIDEIDAVGRLRGAGLGGGHDEREQTLNQMLVEMDGFEANEGVIVIAATNRADVLDPALLRPGRFDRQVIVDLPDVKGREAILNVHTKKVPLTSDISLNSIARGTPGFTGADLSNLINEAALLAARRNKKRVTQDELEDARDKVMMGPERKSFFITEKEKEVIAYHEAGHAILATLLPYTEPVHKVTIIPRGRALGLTQSLPAEEKHIHPKNYWLDQIVMAMGGFIAEELRFGNTSTGSSNDIQHATNIARKMVCEWGMSEKLGTVNYNGANDQVFVGRDMGHASNKYYSEQFAALIDEEVRAIVQTSLNKGRDLAKKNFKKLEQIAKALLSQEIITHEELMAIVSPANPKGGSSEKTSKSAKSNGELNPALT
- a CDS encoding methionine adenosyltransferase, which codes for MSLNDFIFTSESVSEGHPDKVCDQISDAILDAFLAQDPKSRVACESLVTTNLVVVAGEITSNGKIDAQEIVRGVINKIGYNDIAMGFDAEFAVVQTHIHKQSPDISQGVTEGQGLFKEQGAGDQGLMFGFAIDETKELMPMPIQYSHALMKKLADLRHGKKLKFLRPDAKSQVTVIYQNGKPVAVDTVVISTQHTPEAKHKQIKEAVIEECIKKVIPANLLKKTKYFINPTGIFIIGGPHGDTGLTGRKIIVDTYGGYGRHGGGAFSGKDPSKVDRSAAYMGRYIAKNIVAAGLASKCEVQLAYAIGVAEPVSVLVDTFGTSKIPDSEIVKRVKANFRLTPRGIIETLGLLEKGRIYSDTASYGHFGRTGETFTWEKTDKAEALKG
- a CDS encoding DNA-binding protein, which produces MDPEIQTEKIVTQNKTFLVDLKKNQAGYYLKVSEWSNSKKSSIFVPAEGVDKLIEILSRFQTLIANDKE